One Ignavibacterium sp. DNA segment encodes these proteins:
- a CDS encoding archaemetzincin family Zn-dependent metalloprotease — protein sequence MDIFLAPLRFYNNLLLQNLITELTKRFSAKIHIVDLNINLDDFFSVDRKQYFSTQIIAEAIKLTDNLDGKIIMLTDVDIFVPVLTFIFGEAQLNGKHALLSVCRLHEEFYSGISNDNLLLERTIKEFLHELGHCYGLRHCIDWDCVMHSSPGIEEVDIKGSTFCRNCISKVEGYKH from the coding sequence ATGGATATTTTTCTCGCTCCACTCAGATTTTACAACAACTTGCTTTTGCAAAATCTTATAACAGAATTAACAAAAAGATTCTCAGCAAAAATTCACATTGTTGACCTGAATATTAATCTTGATGATTTTTTTTCTGTTGATCGCAAACAATACTTTTCTACACAAATAATAGCAGAAGCCATAAAGCTTACCGATAATCTTGATGGTAAAATAATCATGTTAACTGATGTTGATATTTTTGTTCCGGTGTTAACATTTATTTTTGGAGAAGCACAGCTAAATGGGAAGCATGCTCTTCTGTCTGTCTGCCGTTTACATGAGGAATTTTATTCCGGAATTTCTAATGATAATCTTTTATTGGAACGAACTATTAAGGAATTTCTTCATGAATTAGGGCATTGTTACGGGCTGCGTCATTGTATTGATTGGGATTGTGTAATGCACTCATCGCCAGGAATCGAAGAAGTAGATATTAAAGGAAGCACTTTTTGCCGTAACTGCATCTCAAAAGTTGAAGGTTACAAACATTAG
- a CDS encoding sigma-54 dependent transcriptional regulator, translated as MAKREKILVVDDEKIVRESLFHWFEEDNYEVETAEDGETALQKFEKGKYDVLLVDMKMPGMSGLDLLSKVKEIDKDALVILITAFASVPTAITALKNGAFDYITKPVDPDELAHTVRKALEQRALKIENIQLKESIDEIIKPDNLIGESYQMRKVYELVYSVAITDTTVIIRGESGTGKELIAKAVHINSSRKYFPIITVNCGALSETLLESELFGHEKGSFTGAQFKRKGKFEMADRGTIFLDEIGSISPKMQVELLRVIEKKQFNRVGGNELIKSDFRVITATNEPLEELVKAGKFREDLYYRLNVFTIVIPPLRERRDDIPLLVNFFIKKFSTAMNKKVKTVSKEALDFLMNYNWPGNVRELENAIERAMVVGKTNSIMVEDLPFHLSSNNLALNGEIKSLASMEKRFILNTLNENGWNISKAAQILEIDRVTLYNKINKYNLSKNDY; from the coding sequence ATGGCTAAAAGAGAAAAAATACTTGTAGTAGATGATGAAAAAATAGTAAGGGAATCTCTCTTTCACTGGTTTGAAGAAGATAATTATGAGGTTGAAACCGCTGAAGATGGTGAAACTGCCTTACAAAAATTTGAAAAGGGAAAATATGATGTTCTGCTCGTTGATATGAAAATGCCGGGTATGAGTGGACTTGATCTGTTATCAAAAGTTAAAGAGATTGATAAAGATGCACTTGTAATTCTGATAACTGCTTTTGCTTCAGTACCGACTGCGATTACAGCACTTAAAAATGGCGCTTTTGATTATATAACAAAGCCAGTTGATCCCGATGAGCTTGCTCATACTGTCAGAAAAGCACTTGAACAAAGAGCATTGAAAATTGAAAACATTCAGTTAAAAGAAAGTATTGATGAAATAATTAAACCTGATAACCTGATTGGTGAGAGTTATCAGATGCGGAAAGTTTACGAACTTGTTTACAGCGTTGCAATTACTGATACAACTGTTATTATCAGGGGTGAAAGCGGTACAGGAAAAGAATTAATTGCGAAAGCAGTGCATATAAACAGCAGCAGAAAATATTTTCCGATTATTACAGTAAACTGCGGAGCTTTATCAGAGACTCTACTTGAAAGCGAGTTGTTCGGACATGAAAAAGGATCTTTTACAGGCGCTCAGTTCAAAAGAAAAGGTAAATTCGAAATGGCTGACAGAGGAACGATTTTTCTTGACGAAATAGGCTCTATCTCTCCTAAGATGCAGGTTGAACTATTAAGAGTTATTGAAAAAAAGCAATTTAACAGAGTTGGCGGAAATGAATTAATAAAAAGTGATTTCAGAGTAATCACTGCTACAAATGAACCGTTGGAGGAGCTTGTTAAAGCTGGTAAATTCAGAGAAGACCTGTACTATAGACTAAATGTTTTTACAATCGTTATTCCGCCTTTGCGTGAAAGAAGAGATGATATTCCTTTACTTGTTAATTTTTTTATAAAAAAGTTTTCAACAGCTATGAATAAAAAAGTTAAAACCGTTTCTAAAGAAGCACTGGACTTTTTGATGAATTATAATTGGCCCGGAAACGTAAGAGAATTGGAAAATGCAATAGAAAGAGCAATGGTGGTCGGTAAAACTAATTCTATTATGGTTGAAGACCTTCCCTTCCATCTTTCAAGTAATAATTTAGCATTAAACGGTGAGATAAAAAGCCTTGCCTCTATGGAAAAGAGGTTTATTCTGAATACATTAAATGAAAATGGATGGAATATTTCTAAAGCTGCACAGATACTTGAGATTGACAGGGTTACACTTTACAATAAAATTAATAAGTACAACCTCAGCAAAAATGATTATTGA
- a CDS encoding HAMP domain-containing sensor histidine kinase has product MTASRFQTSYNISEIIKKSTRHDMLLDRPEEVHAIINTLRTLRGVEEIRIYNKQGIISYSTDTSEILKKVDLKAEACIVCHNSSVPLQSLANKDKIRVYKNSENKRVLGLINPIMNEPDCSNADCHAHPENVNILGVLDVGVSLDSLDKIIEESRTKVIFASVFLIIVISLSTGFFITVLVNKPLKIIKEGIEAVGNGNLDYRIQIQAKNELGQVARRFNEMSKNLAEAYKEIKNWSETLNDKVNEKTEELKNIYNQVNQIEKLASLGKLSATVAHELNNPLAGILTYSKLITKKLQSSDNNSENSKIIEYLELISHESARCGQIVKDLLIFSHSERDEFAKENLLKIIYHSVTVINHHLEINGITLVRDYPDEPIEVYCNANKIQQALISLLINSIEAMPNGGKITINLTTEKSNVILRVIDEGTGIADNDLPHIFDPFYSTKTQSSGTGLGLAVAYGIIANHSGKIEVEKTSSEGTTFKITLPQNKQLC; this is encoded by the coding sequence TTGACCGCTTCAAGATTTCAGACTTCCTACAACATAAGCGAAATAATAAAAAAATCAACTCGCCATGATATGCTGCTAGACCGACCCGAAGAGGTTCATGCAATAATTAATACTCTTCGCACTTTAAGGGGAGTTGAAGAAATTCGCATTTACAACAAACAAGGCATAATTAGTTACTCAACAGATACTTCGGAAATTCTGAAAAAAGTCGATCTGAAAGCAGAGGCTTGTATTGTCTGTCATAACAGCTCTGTGCCGCTGCAAAGTTTGGCAAATAAAGATAAAATCAGAGTATATAAGAATTCAGAAAATAAACGTGTGCTTGGTCTTATCAATCCAATTATGAATGAACCTGACTGCTCAAATGCTGATTGTCATGCTCATCCGGAAAATGTTAATATTCTGGGTGTTCTTGATGTTGGTGTTTCGTTAGATTCACTTGATAAAATCATCGAGGAGAGTAGAACTAAAGTAATTTTTGCTTCAGTGTTTCTGATAATTGTTATTTCACTTTCCACAGGATTTTTTATAACGGTTCTGGTTAATAAACCACTAAAAATAATTAAAGAAGGAATTGAAGCTGTAGGAAACGGAAATTTAGATTATAGAATTCAGATACAGGCTAAAAATGAGCTTGGACAAGTAGCCCGCAGATTTAATGAAATGTCAAAAAATCTTGCTGAAGCATATAAAGAAATTAAAAACTGGTCAGAAACTCTGAATGACAAAGTAAATGAAAAGACAGAAGAACTTAAAAATATTTACAATCAGGTAAATCAAATTGAAAAACTCGCTTCACTTGGAAAACTTTCTGCAACTGTTGCACACGAGCTGAATAATCCGCTTGCAGGAATTTTAACCTACAGCAAACTGATAACAAAAAAATTGCAGTCTTCAGATAACAATTCTGAGAATTCCAAAATTATTGAATATCTGGAATTGATCTCACACGAATCTGCCCGCTGCGGTCAAATTGTGAAAGACTTGCTGATTTTCTCTCATTCTGAACGTGATGAATTTGCAAAAGAAAATCTGTTAAAAATAATTTACCACAGTGTTACAGTAATAAACCATCATCTTGAGATTAATGGTATTACTTTAGTTAGAGATTATCCTGATGAACCAATCGAAGTGTACTGCAATGCAAATAAAATTCAGCAGGCATTAATTTCTCTATTAATAAACTCTATCGAAGCAATGCCTAACGGCGGAAAAATTACAATTAATTTAACTACAGAAAAAAGTAATGTCATTCTTAGGGTAATAGATGAAGGAACAGGAATTGCCGATAATGACCTTCCGCATATTTTTGATCCATTTTATTCAACTAAAACACAATCTTCCGGTACCGGATTAGGTCTTGCTGTTGCTTATGGAATTATTGCCAATCATAGCGGCAAAATTGAAGTTGAAAAAACTTCATCTGAGGGAACAACATTTAAAATTACATTACCACAAAACAAACAACTTTGTTAA
- the hybB gene encoding Ni/Fe-hydrogenase cytochrome b subunit, protein MKIKNININEILRPTFWKITSAIIVIVGLFSTYFRFTQGLGATTNLQDTVPWGLWIGFDFIGVGLAAAGFTIAATVHIFNLHKYEPLVRPAILTAFLGYSVVVCLLIVDLGRPEHFYHPLYMWNIHSVMFEITWCLICYSTVLLLEFAPVVLEKFNIKAPIKILKAISIPVVIIGVLFSTLHQSSFGSLYLIVPGKLHPLWYSSLLPVHFYVSCIAAGLSMIIFESFLIARGLTKEEGFQNTGLKMNILSGAAFAVLIALIAGLLLKIYDFIDNGKLYLLTVPSTETYLFYLEILLGTIVPIYLLSYKKLREDKKWLYIISICVISGLILNRINVSITGLAASSGVSYFPSFDEISITLMLIVLAIFAFRMVAKYFAVFIDEEHEHSTNEKDIAKTEPITIS, encoded by the coding sequence ATGAAAATTAAGAATATTAATATAAATGAAATCTTAAGACCTACTTTTTGGAAAATAACTTCGGCTATAATTGTTATAGTTGGTTTATTTTCAACTTATTTTAGGTTTACACAAGGATTAGGCGCAACAACTAATTTGCAGGATACAGTTCCATGGGGTTTATGGATAGGATTTGATTTTATCGGAGTTGGATTAGCTGCTGCCGGTTTTACTATTGCCGCAACTGTTCACATCTTCAACTTACATAAATATGAACCACTAGTAAGACCGGCAATTCTAACTGCCTTTTTAGGTTACTCAGTTGTTGTCTGCTTGTTAATAGTTGATCTCGGAAGGCCGGAACACTTTTATCATCCGCTTTATATGTGGAACATTCACTCTGTAATGTTTGAGATTACCTGGTGCTTAATTTGTTATTCCACTGTACTGTTATTAGAATTTGCCCCGGTTGTACTTGAAAAGTTCAATATAAAAGCGCCAATTAAAATTCTTAAAGCGATTTCAATCCCGGTTGTTATAATTGGTGTTTTATTTTCAACACTTCACCAATCATCCTTTGGTTCTTTATATCTGATAGTTCCCGGGAAATTACATCCATTATGGTATTCATCTTTATTGCCGGTTCATTTTTATGTTTCTTGTATTGCCGCAGGTTTATCGATGATAATTTTTGAATCATTTTTAATCGCCAGAGGTTTGACAAAAGAAGAAGGTTTTCAGAATACCGGTTTAAAAATGAATATTTTATCAGGAGCTGCCTTTGCTGTTTTAATAGCTTTAATAGCGGGCTTATTGTTAAAGATTTATGATTTTATTGATAATGGTAAGTTATATTTATTAACTGTTCCATCAACTGAAACATATCTTTTCTACCTGGAAATATTACTCGGCACTATTGTACCGATTTACCTGCTCAGTTATAAAAAATTAAGAGAAGATAAAAAATGGTTGTACATAATCTCAATATGTGTAATCTCAGGACTTATACTGAACAGAATAAATGTTAGTATAACAGGATTAGCTGCATCTTCAGGGGTAAGTTATTTTCCATCATTTGATGAAATCAGTATTACATTGATGCTCATTGTTCTTGCAATATTCGCTTTCAGAATGGTAGCAAAATACTTTGCTGTTTTTATTGACGAAGAACATGAACATTCAACTAATGAAAAAGACATCGCTAAAACAGAACCAATAACAATAAGTTAA
- a CDS encoding 4Fe-4S dicluster domain-containing protein: protein MLKEKGILFDVTLCIGCGSCYDACKEANNLPKTSEDFLKDHLSDNTFNVIEQYDDLYARKMCMHCNEPACESVCLVGAITKTTTGAVVYDADKCIGCRYCMQACPHKIPRYEWGTTTPRIRKCNMCAERVSNGLIPACAESCPNEATLYGDMDQLIAIAKRRLQENPDKYYQHIYGLEEAGGGHVLVLSPVPFEQLGYIPELPKEAMPEFTKRAMEKIPSVVVGGGIFLGGMYWLTKRKNKIAKEERSKNEN from the coding sequence ATGTTAAAAGAAAAAGGAATACTATTTGATGTAACGCTTTGTATAGGATGTGGTTCCTGTTATGATGCGTGTAAAGAAGCTAATAATCTTCCGAAAACAAGTGAAGATTTTCTAAAGGATCATCTCTCAGATAATACATTTAATGTAATCGAACAATATGATGATTTATATGCAAGAAAAATGTGTATGCACTGCAACGAACCGGCATGCGAATCAGTTTGCCTCGTCGGTGCAATAACAAAAACAACAACAGGCGCTGTAGTTTATGATGCTGATAAGTGTATCGGCTGCAGATATTGTATGCAGGCTTGCCCTCATAAAATTCCTCGTTACGAATGGGGAACAACAACTCCCCGCATCAGAAAATGTAATATGTGCGCTGAGCGTGTCAGTAACGGGCTTATACCAGCTTGTGCAGAATCCTGTCCTAATGAAGCAACTTTATACGGAGATATGGATCAACTGATTGCAATTGCCAAAAGAAGACTTCAGGAAAATCCTGATAAATACTATCAGCATATATACGGACTTGAAGAAGCAGGCGGAGGTCATGTGCTGGTTCTTTCACCGGTACCATTTGAACAATTAGGCTACATCCCTGAACTACCAAAAGAAGCAATGCCTGAGTTTACAAAAAGAGCAATGGAAAAAATTCCATCTGTAGTTGTCGGCGGCGGCATATTCTTAGGCGGAATGTATTGGCTGACTAAAAGGAAAAATAAAATTGCTAAAGAAGAGAGAAGTAAAAATGAAAATTAA
- a CDS encoding 4Fe-4S dicluster domain-containing protein, translating into MSGKSRRDFLKKSAFVGAGIAGLSTSSAKAGPKNILSEDRMGVLVDTTVCIGCRQCEWACKEAHDLPAGDLESYKNRDVFDNMRRPDHTALTVVNEYSPGKNSNLPVDVKVQCMHCDHPACVSACIVGAFTKHENGAVTWDTDMCIGCRYCMAACPFQIPAFEYDKALNPKIMKCDFCYDRTKEGKLPACVSICPVEALTYGSRTELIKIARERIKRNPDRYVDHIFGEYEVGGTSWLYLAGKDFAELDFPKLGNNPAPGVSESIQHGIFAYFVPPVSLYALLGGIMWITKRRKELDEEEKL; encoded by the coding sequence ATGTCTGGCAAAAGTCGCCGAGATTTCCTTAAAAAATCTGCTTTTGTTGGGGCAGGAATAGCCGGGCTTTCCACCTCATCCGCTAAAGCAGGTCCTAAAAATATTTTATCCGAAGATCGAATGGGTGTTTTAGTTGATACGACTGTTTGTATTGGCTGCCGTCAGTGTGAGTGGGCTTGTAAAGAAGCTCATGATTTACCCGCAGGTGATCTTGAGTCTTACAAAAATCGTGATGTGTTTGATAATATGAGAAGACCTGATCATACTGCATTAACCGTTGTTAATGAGTATTCGCCGGGCAAAAATTCAAATCTTCCTGTTGATGTAAAAGTTCAATGTATGCACTGCGATCATCCTGCCTGTGTATCTGCTTGTATTGTTGGTGCATTTACCAAACATGAAAATGGCGCAGTAACCTGGGATACTGATATGTGCATTGGCTGCCGATATTGTATGGCTGCTTGTCCGTTTCAGATTCCTGCTTTTGAATATGACAAAGCATTGAATCCAAAAATTATGAAATGTGATTTCTGCTATGACCGTACAAAAGAAGGGAAGCTGCCGGCTTGTGTCAGCATCTGTCCGGTTGAAGCCCTTACATACGGAAGCAGAACAGAGCTTATCAAAATTGCCCGTGAGAGGATAAAGAGAAATCCGGATAGATATGTTGATCATATTTTTGGAGAATATGAAGTAGGTGGAACATCATGGTTGTATCTGGCTGGTAAAGATTTTGCAGAACTTGATTTTCCTAAACTTGGAAATAATCCTGCACCGGGGGTTTCGGAATCAATTCAACATGGAATATTTGCATACTTCGTTCCACCGGTTTCTTTATATGCTCTTTTAGGCGGTATAATGTGGATTACAAAACGCCGCAAAGAACTTGATGAGGAGGAAAAATTATGA
- the hybB gene encoding Ni/Fe-hydrogenase cytochrome b subunit, translating into MSHDSYNPVPIKRKYFTPGVIGLIVIAVNGLIFLMGRFFFGIGAVTNLNNQYPWGLWIGVDVAAGVALAAGGFTTAALGHIIHKEEYHAIVRPALLTAMLGYTFVALGVFVDIGRWYFIWHPLIMWNGSSALFEVGICVMIYLTVLYIEFLPIVTERFIGKVNLPGFLSGLNKPVDKLLRALDRGLSKTMFIFIIAGVVLSTLHQSSLGTLMIIAGPKMHPLWQTPILPLLFLLSAISVGFPMVIFESLIASRSLGLKPEMHVLSRLGSMIPPLLGIYLAFKIGDMFIRETFVYLAEFNTASVMFTIEVLFGVIIPLRMLLSTKVLKSPLFLFIASSLVVFGVLINRINNFVVAYTPPYSSDSYFPSFGEISVTLGFVAMLVLAYRFIVLNFPVISLPGKTSAPKTKYTIRGIK; encoded by the coding sequence ATGAGTCACGATTCTTACAATCCAGTACCGATAAAACGTAAATATTTTACTCCGGGAGTAATTGGATTGATTGTTATTGCAGTAAATGGATTAATCTTTTTAATGGGCAGATTTTTCTTTGGCATTGGAGCAGTTACAAATCTAAATAATCAATATCCCTGGGGCTTGTGGATTGGAGTTGATGTGGCTGCCGGTGTAGCGCTTGCTGCCGGTGGGTTTACTACTGCGGCTTTGGGTCATATTATTCATAAAGAAGAATATCACGCAATTGTTAGACCAGCACTTCTTACAGCAATGTTAGGCTATACATTTGTTGCTCTTGGAGTGTTTGTTGATATCGGAAGATGGTATTTTATCTGGCATCCGCTGATTATGTGGAATGGTAGTTCAGCCTTGTTTGAGGTTGGTATTTGTGTTATGATTTATCTGACAGTTCTTTACATCGAATTTTTACCAATAGTTACTGAAAGATTTATCGGAAAAGTTAATCTTCCCGGATTTCTTTCAGGATTAAACAAACCTGTTGATAAACTTTTAAGAGCCCTTGATCGTGGTCTTTCAAAAACAATGTTCATTTTCATTATTGCCGGCGTTGTACTTTCTACACTGCATCAATCTTCATTAGGAACATTAATGATTATCGCAGGTCCAAAGATGCATCCGCTATGGCAAACACCGATACTGCCTTTGCTCTTTTTACTTTCTGCAATTTCAGTTGGGTTTCCAATGGTTATTTTTGAATCTTTAATTGCTTCAAGATCATTAGGGCTAAAACCTGAGATGCATGTTCTTTCCAGATTAGGTTCAATGATTCCGCCTTTGTTGGGAATTTATTTAGCATTTAAGATCGGCGATATGTTTATACGCGAAACTTTTGTTTACTTAGCCGAATTTAATACCGCAAGTGTTATGTTTACAATTGAGGTGCTGTTTGGAGTAATAATTCCATTAAGAATGCTTTTATCTACTAAAGTGCTGAAATCGCCGCTGTTTCTTTTTATTGCATCTTCTTTAGTTGTATTTGGTGTTTTAATAAACAGGATAAACAATTTTGTTGTAGCCTACACTCCGCCGTATTCTTCAGACTCATATTTCCCGTCGTTCGGTGAAATTTCTGTTACACTCGGGTTTGTAGCAATGCTTGTACTTGCCTACCGGTTTATTGTTCTTAATTTTCCGGTTATCAGTTTACCAGGAAAGACATCAGCACCTAAAACAAAATATACGATAAGGGGAATAAAATGA
- a CDS encoding cytochrome c3 family protein, translated as MMKKIITLLLVLFIIITIKPQQNPGKNHSKLNIECSTCHICDVPTKKDPCLVQCPREKIKTVYQKPEQTPELITINQLSDKYGPVYFSHRIHAQMSEMSGGCETCHHHNTSASILRCSNCHSSSRNREDVSIPDLKAAFHRQCMDCHREWSHDNGCNTCHTLKKDLKNGKQDKNIQKKYAGKNHPVVLEPTKLVYETNSDKGKIVTFYHDDHTKKFGLKCTTCHKQESCTKCHDVNRKENNKPIKVISKKTFEDQHKNCISCHKKTESCSKCHSNKVLEPFDHAKKTGWPLNKYHINLTCVKCHGTAQPYKKVDNKCLSCHKSWLDGKFKHSVTGLQLDEIHIELSCEDCHSDNNFAVKPTCSSCHDDYSFPKQKPGKVIGKK; from the coding sequence ATGATGAAGAAAATAATTACTCTTTTATTGGTCTTATTTATAATAATTACGATTAAACCCCAGCAAAATCCGGGTAAAAATCATTCTAAGTTAAATATCGAGTGCAGTACTTGTCACATTTGTGATGTTCCAACAAAAAAGGATCCGTGTCTTGTTCAGTGTCCGCGGGAGAAAATAAAAACTGTATATCAAAAACCCGAACAAACTCCGGAGTTAATCACCATAAATCAGCTGAGTGATAAATACGGTCCGGTTTATTTTTCTCATAGAATTCACGCACAAATGTCCGAGATGAGCGGCGGCTGCGAAACCTGCCATCATCATAATACTTCAGCCTCAATTCTCAGATGCAGTAACTGTCATTCATCGTCAAGAAATCGCGAGGATGTTAGTATCCCTGATTTGAAAGCTGCATTTCATAGACAATGTATGGATTGCCACCGTGAATGGAGTCACGATAATGGGTGTAATACTTGTCATACACTTAAAAAAGATTTGAAAAACGGAAAGCAGGACAAAAATATTCAGAAGAAATATGCTGGAAAAAATCATCCTGTAGTTTTAGAACCAACCAAGTTAGTTTATGAAACAAATTCTGATAAAGGTAAGATTGTAACATTCTATCATGACGATCACACGAAAAAATTTGGATTGAAATGTACAACCTGTCATAAACAAGAAAGCTGTACAAAGTGTCACGATGTTAATAGAAAAGAAAATAATAAACCTATTAAAGTAATTTCAAAGAAAACTTTTGAAGATCAGCATAAGAATTGTATCAGTTGTCATAAGAAAACAGAAAGCTGCAGCAAATGCCATAGTAATAAAGTACTTGAGCCATTTGATCATGCTAAGAAGACAGGCTGGCCCTTGAATAAATATCATATCAACTTAACTTGTGTAAAGTGTCATGGCACAGCCCAGCCTTACAAAAAAGTTGATAATAAATGTTTGAGCTGTCATAAATCCTGGCTTGATGGTAAATTCAAACACTCAGTAACCGGCTTACAACTGGACGAAATTCACATTGAGTTAAGCTGCGAAGACTGTCATAGCGATAATAATTTTGCAGTTAAGCCAACTTGCAGCAGTTGTCACGATGATTATAGTTTCCCGAAACAAAAACCAGGAAAGGTTATTGGTAAAAAATAG
- a CDS encoding ATP-binding protein, translated as MFKKIGFRLIFAVAFTSLVIIGVFAFFNVQTQSNNLTAEVERHANQLSETVVSSTRVDMMLNQRDRIQQIISSIGAQPHIRDVRILNKIGEIIYSSDQNSINKMVDKNAESCYACHAEDKPLEQISITERTRIFKLNPDSARIIGIITPIYNETSCWTAECHAHPSDQKVLGVLDISISLAEVDKEILRSKIEIVIFAFAAVLIVGLIIGLFVKRWVSNPVNDLLSATQQISAGNLNYAIKEISSDEIGKLASSFNNMTKKLAEARLQLFQSDKMASLGRLAAGVAHEINNPLTGVLTYSSFLLKRTKDNPEFQEDLKVIVRETIRSREIVKSLLDFARQSVPKKNPADLNDVVDKAISVVENQLSIKKIKVEKKLEADIPKITIDSNQMEQVFINLFVNAADAMEKSGGIITVATQLISLAPFGTTQIKKAACRKRHNLIDNEFKIGGLPAIKVKVVSDNNEGIVHIDPVYGKHYNNYNVGFKINKNAKFVCPECSVSLVQEDKLCPKCGAPILVFDLGPEGIYEVCSSENSDWEKWDYIESAGTQEYVEIKVSDSGCGISNEDLHKIFDPFFSTKGQKGNGLGLAVIWGIVDNHNGTISVDSEIGKGTTFKIRLPLTQQR; from the coding sequence ATGTTTAAGAAAATTGGTTTTCGTTTAATCTTTGCTGTTGCTTTTACTTCATTAGTAATAATCGGGGTGTTTGCTTTTTTTAATGTTCAAACTCAAAGCAACAACTTAACTGCAGAAGTTGAACGGCATGCAAATCAGTTAAGTGAAACAGTTGTATCTAGTACAAGGGTTGATATGATGCTCAATCAAAGAGACAGGATACAGCAGATTATCAGTTCAATCGGGGCACAACCGCATATCAGGGATGTAAGGATACTGAATAAGATTGGTGAAATAATCTATTCATCTGATCAAAACAGTATAAATAAAATGGTTGATAAAAATGCTGAAAGCTGTTATGCATGTCATGCAGAAGATAAACCACTTGAGCAAATCTCGATTACTGAGCGGACAAGGATATTTAAACTAAATCCTGATTCGGCAAGAATAATTGGGATCATAACTCCTATCTATAACGAAACATCCTGCTGGACGGCTGAATGTCATGCGCATCCAAGTGATCAGAAGGTGCTGGGCGTTCTGGATATATCAATCTCTTTGGCAGAGGTTGATAAAGAAATTTTAAGATCAAAAATTGAAATAGTAATATTTGCTTTTGCTGCCGTTTTAATTGTGGGTTTAATTATTGGTTTATTTGTTAAAAGATGGGTTTCAAATCCGGTTAATGATCTTTTAAGTGCAACACAACAAATAAGCGCAGGTAATTTGAATTACGCAATTAAAGAAATCAGCAGCGATGAAATTGGTAAGCTTGCTTCTTCTTTCAATAATATGACAAAAAAATTAGCTGAAGCACGTTTACAATTATTTCAATCGGATAAAATGGCATCTTTGGGCAGATTAGCTGCAGGTGTTGCACACGAAATAAATAATCCTTTAACAGGTGTACTTACTTACAGCAGTTTTTTGCTTAAAAGGACTAAAGATAATCCTGAATTTCAGGAAGATCTTAAAGTGATCGTAAGAGAAACAATCAGAAGCAGAGAGATTGTTAAAAGCCTTTTAGATTTTGCTAGACAGTCAGTACCAAAAAAGAATCCGGCTGATTTGAACGATGTTGTTGATAAAGCGATTTCAGTTGTTGAAAATCAATTATCAATCAAAAAAATAAAAGTAGAAAAAAAGTTAGAAGCAGATATTCCTAAAATAACTATTGATTCAAATCAGATGGAGCAGGTATTTATCAACTTGTTTGTAAATGCCGCCGATGCTATGGAAAAGAGCGGAGGAATAATTACAGTTGCAACACAATTAATTTCTTTGGCACCTTTCGGTACAACTCAGATAAAAAAAGCAGCCTGCAGAAAAAGACATAATCTGATAGATAATGAATTTAAGATTGGTGGGTTACCGGCAATCAAAGTAAAAGTTGTTTCTGATAATAATGAAGGAATAGTCCATATTGATCCGGTTTACGGAAAGCATTACAATAATTATAACGTTGGGTTTAAAATAAATAAAAATGCAAAGTTTGTTTGTCCGGAATGCAGCGTTTCACTGGTGCAGGAAGATAAGTTATGTCCTAAATGCGGGGCACCTATACTTGTATTTGATTTAGGACCCGAAGGTATTTATGAAGTTTGCTCTTCTGAAAACAGTGATTGGGAAAAATGGGATTATATTGAATCAGCCGGAACACAGGAATATGTTGAAATAAAAGTTTCAGATTCCGGATGTGGAATCAGCAATGAAGACCTTCACAAAATCTTTGATCCTTTCTTTTCAACAAAAGGACAAAAGGGAAACGGACTCGGGCTTGCTGTAATCTGGGGTATTGTTGATAATCATAACGGAACAATTTCTGTGGATAGTGAAATAGGAAAAGGTACAACATTTAAAATCAGGCTGCCTTTAACTCAACAAAGATGA